In Rhodococcus rhodochrous, a single genomic region encodes these proteins:
- a CDS encoding alpha/beta hydrolase, with the protein MVKRRAAAVAVALMVPVSGTTIAHAQPVHAQPAHVQPVSARIDHVERVGDRQTKLFVHSAAMNRVVPVQVLHPASAGPRPTLYLLDGVSAGEESEFRESTWTQRTDIEEFFADKNTNVVLPVGGTASYYTDWNNPDPVLGVNKWETFLTEELPPLIDAEFDGNGTNAVAGLSMGATGAMSLITRNPDLYQGVAALSGCYDTSSDRSRDTVRGTVAYKGGNPDNMWGPPEDARWEEHDSYLLAEKLRGKEVFLSTGNGLLGPHDLGAGQDVLSVGAPLEIGTFVCTVTYDRRLRELGIPAQVVYRPWGTHSWGYWQDDIKAAWPTLADALGLR; encoded by the coding sequence ATGGTGAAGAGACGCGCGGCGGCTGTAGCGGTGGCCCTGATGGTGCCGGTTTCCGGCACGACGATCGCCCATGCCCAACCGGTCCATGCCCAACCGGCGCACGTGCAGCCGGTGTCGGCCAGGATCGACCATGTCGAGCGGGTCGGCGACAGGCAGACGAAGCTGTTCGTCCACTCGGCCGCGATGAACCGGGTCGTGCCGGTGCAGGTGCTGCATCCGGCTTCGGCGGGGCCGCGCCCCACCCTCTATCTGCTCGACGGTGTCAGCGCCGGTGAGGAGTCCGAGTTCCGTGAGAGCACGTGGACGCAGCGCACCGACATCGAGGAGTTCTTCGCCGACAAGAACACCAACGTCGTCCTTCCCGTGGGTGGCACCGCGAGCTACTACACCGACTGGAACAACCCCGACCCCGTCCTCGGGGTCAACAAGTGGGAGACCTTCCTGACGGAGGAACTGCCCCCGCTGATCGACGCCGAATTCGACGGCAACGGAACCAACGCCGTCGCGGGCCTGTCGATGGGCGCCACCGGCGCGATGTCCCTGATCACCCGCAATCCCGACCTCTACCAGGGAGTCGCGGCGCTCAGCGGCTGCTACGACACCTCCAGCGACCGTTCCCGCGACACCGTCCGCGGAACCGTCGCGTACAAGGGTGGCAACCCCGACAACATGTGGGGACCGCCCGAGGACGCCCGCTGGGAGGAGCACGACTCCTACCTGCTCGCCGAGAAGCTACGCGGCAAGGAGGTCTTCCTCAGCACCGGCAACGGCCTGCTCGGCCCGCACGATCTCGGCGCCGGCCAGGACGTGCTCAGCGTCGGTGCGCCCCTCGAGATCGGTACCTTCGTGTGCACCGTCACCTACGACCGTCGCCTCCGCGAACTCGGCATCCCCGCGCAGGTCGTCTACCGCCCGTGGGGCACGCATTCGTGGGGCTACTGGCAGGACGACATCAAGGCCGCGTGGCCGACCCTCGCCGACGCACTCGGACTCCGCTGA
- a CDS encoding bifunctional metallophosphatase/5'-nucleotidase: MGAGKVRRALSACAVVGSLVAFGGAAPAGAAPTSTIPSNTVPLRVIAFGDLHGNLLPPQGLHGEVVRSDGVSVPAGGAAYLAAYVRQLREQADNSVLYAVGDTWGSSPLESGLFHDEPTIALLDELDLTAATLGNHELDRGYAELERLRDGGCHPKEGCLYTEPFEGANFPILGANLTTTDGTPAALPYSIDYVDGLPVGVIGVVPSNTPDIIRPDAIAGLQFEDEIAAVNRTADILGALGVRSIVVLYKGDIGAIDGDDPCPSGDGGAAAIATSVSPDVDLIVTSDGDRHFNCTYTDPAGRPRTVVQGASHGRILSVADLVIDRQSREVLRDRTVVFTQVVTHDIDPDPTTLEFVDRAVEKSAEVANRSIARIGADVTRSESPSGESALGNLVADAQLAATRHLGAQIALMNPGGLRGDLLAGDGTVSYRETYAVQPFGNMLQVLDLTGAQLDVLLEQQFQDGPVGSEIERILAPSHNLTYTLDRLAPRGERIRSITIDGEAVDPERVYKVVMNNFLAGGGDGFTVCTEAHGLVGAGKDLDALNSYLATRSRVEPPSVDRIRLH, translated from the coding sequence ATGGGGGCAGGCAAGGTGCGGCGCGCCCTGTCGGCCTGCGCAGTCGTCGGCTCACTGGTCGCCTTCGGTGGTGCGGCACCTGCCGGAGCCGCGCCGACGAGCACGATCCCCTCGAACACCGTCCCGCTCCGGGTGATCGCATTCGGCGACCTGCACGGAAATCTGCTGCCCCCGCAGGGACTGCACGGCGAGGTCGTCCGGTCGGACGGCGTCTCGGTCCCCGCGGGCGGTGCGGCCTATCTCGCGGCCTACGTCCGGCAGCTCAGGGAACAGGCCGACAACTCCGTGCTCTACGCCGTGGGCGACACGTGGGGTTCGTCGCCGCTCGAGTCGGGCCTGTTCCACGACGAGCCGACCATCGCCCTGCTCGACGAACTCGATCTCACCGCCGCGACCCTCGGTAACCACGAACTCGACCGCGGCTACGCCGAACTCGAGCGACTGCGGGACGGCGGCTGCCACCCGAAGGAAGGGTGCCTCTACACCGAACCGTTCGAGGGCGCGAACTTCCCGATCCTCGGCGCCAACCTCACCACGACGGACGGCACACCGGCCGCACTCCCCTACAGCATCGACTACGTCGACGGACTGCCCGTGGGCGTCATCGGTGTCGTGCCGAGCAACACCCCCGACATCATCCGGCCCGACGCGATCGCGGGACTGCAGTTCGAGGACGAGATCGCCGCCGTCAATCGCACCGCCGACATCCTCGGTGCGCTGGGCGTCCGTTCGATCGTGGTGCTCTACAAGGGCGACATCGGGGCCATCGACGGCGACGATCCGTGTCCGAGCGGGGACGGCGGAGCGGCGGCGATCGCGACGTCCGTCTCCCCCGACGTGGACCTCATCGTCACCTCCGACGGCGACCGGCACTTCAACTGCACCTACACCGACCCGGCGGGCAGGCCGCGCACCGTCGTGCAGGGTGCTTCGCACGGGCGCATCCTGTCGGTCGCCGATCTCGTCATCGACCGGCAGAGCCGGGAGGTGCTGCGCGACCGGACCGTCGTGTTCACGCAGGTCGTCACGCACGACATCGATCCGGATCCGACCACTCTCGAGTTCGTCGACCGGGCAGTCGAGAAGTCGGCGGAGGTCGCGAACCGGTCCATCGCACGCATCGGTGCCGACGTCACGCGCAGCGAGAGCCCGAGCGGAGAGTCGGCGCTGGGCAATCTGGTGGCCGACGCACAACTCGCGGCGACGCGGCATCTCGGCGCGCAGATCGCGCTGATGAACCCCGGCGGACTCCGCGGCGATCTCCTCGCCGGCGACGGCACCGTCTCGTACCGCGAGACCTACGCCGTGCAGCCCTTCGGGAACATGCTGCAGGTGCTCGACCTCACCGGAGCCCAACTCGATGTGCTGCTCGAGCAGCAGTTCCAGGACGGCCCGGTCGGCTCGGAGATCGAACGCATCCTGGCGCCCTCGCACAATCTGACCTACACGCTCGACCGCCTGGCACCGCGCGGCGAACGGATCCGCTCGATCACGATCGACGGCGAGGCCGTCGACCCCGAGCGTGTGTACAAGGTCGTGATGAACAACTTCCTGGCCGGCGGCGGAGACGGTTTCACCGTGTGCACGGAAGCGCACGGGTTGGTGGGCGCGGGCAAGGATCTCGACGCCCTCAACAGCTATCTGGCGACCCGCTCACGCGTGGAGCCGCCGTCCGTCGACCGCATCCGCCTCCACTGA
- the hisC gene encoding histidinol-phosphate transaminase, whose translation MTPRTRPDLESIPAYVPGRSFPGAVKLASNETTIGPLPSVREAIADAAAGLNRYPDNGATELLAALSERLGVPTERIAVGCGSVSLCQELVQITCDAGDEVIFAWRSFEAYPIIAAVAGATAVRVPNTADHGHDLKAMLAAITDRTRLIFVCNPNNPTGSLLGKEELAQFLDAVPEHIVVALDEAYFEYVRPEPGEDLPDGLELAESRSNVVVLRTFSKAYGLAGIRVGYAVADPSVVTALSKVHTPFSVNSLAQTAVVASLAAANELLARTEGVVAERERVHAALVEAGYEVPASAANFLWLPLGERSAAFSEAAAEAGVVLRNFTGEGTRVTIGDPHENDLFLDFATGQGRALAGIG comes from the coding sequence GTGACTCCACGGACCCGCCCCGACCTCGAATCGATCCCCGCCTACGTTCCGGGCCGCTCGTTCCCCGGTGCGGTGAAGCTCGCCAGCAACGAGACGACCATCGGCCCGCTCCCCAGCGTCCGGGAAGCGATCGCCGACGCTGCCGCCGGCCTCAACCGCTACCCCGACAACGGCGCGACCGAACTCCTCGCGGCACTGTCGGAGCGACTCGGCGTCCCGACCGAGCGGATCGCCGTGGGCTGCGGATCGGTGAGCCTGTGCCAGGAGCTCGTGCAGATCACGTGCGACGCGGGCGACGAGGTGATCTTCGCGTGGCGGTCGTTCGAGGCGTACCCGATCATCGCGGCCGTCGCCGGCGCGACCGCCGTGCGCGTCCCGAACACCGCGGACCACGGTCACGACCTGAAGGCCATGCTCGCCGCGATCACCGACCGCACACGGCTGATCTTCGTGTGCAATCCCAACAATCCCACCGGGTCGCTGCTGGGCAAGGAGGAGCTCGCGCAGTTCCTCGACGCCGTCCCCGAGCACATCGTCGTCGCCCTGGACGAGGCGTACTTCGAGTACGTCCGCCCCGAGCCCGGCGAGGATCTGCCCGACGGTCTCGAGCTCGCGGAGAGCCGCAGCAACGTCGTCGTGCTCCGCACCTTCTCCAAGGCCTACGGCCTCGCCGGCATCCGCGTCGGATATGCGGTCGCCGACCCGTCCGTCGTGACGGCGCTGAGCAAGGTCCACACCCCGTTCTCCGTCAACTCGCTCGCCCAGACGGCTGTCGTGGCCTCGCTCGCCGCCGCGAACGAGTTGCTCGCGCGCACCGAGGGTGTCGTCGCCGAGCGGGAACGGGTCCACGCGGCACTCGTCGAGGCCGGCTACGAGGTGCCCGCGAGCGCCGCGAACTTCCTGTGGCTGCCGCTGGGCGAACGCTCCGCCGCGTTCTCCGAGGCCGCAGCGGAGGCAGGGGTGGTCCTGCGCAACTTCACGGGCGAGGGCACCCGGGTGACGATCGGCGACCCGCACGAGAACGACCTGTTCCTCGACTTCGCGACGGGGCAGGGACGGGCACTCGCCGGCATCGGCTGA
- a CDS encoding RelA/SpoT domain-containing protein, translated as MQDRPWSNKQMEILAQCLRANVATPEGAPDYDDVMIWYDELAAEVHGIVHALPWKTILPHSHSEVDITYRTKTIDTLRDKLVRLSSGPLSNIVDIAGVRVDAEMTLHEQDRVAAAIARAFGMDPEKTVKDLRVEHHNGYRAVHVHLKLRRAMAEVQVRTQLQSKWANTYERLGDLAGRSIRYERVTGSGGWSGIASKLQEISSNQIRLIEEAKDKIAEMCPDSGYVWNSLDDLPEEVRQIGYKVLEDEAELSTMLDDVEKLLRDAQRKGMEQ; from the coding sequence GTGCAAGATCGGCCCTGGTCCAACAAACAGATGGAGATTCTTGCCCAGTGCCTCCGTGCCAATGTCGCGACACCGGAGGGCGCTCCCGACTACGACGACGTCATGATCTGGTACGACGAGTTGGCGGCAGAGGTTCATGGCATCGTCCATGCTCTGCCGTGGAAGACGATCTTGCCTCATTCACATTCCGAGGTGGACATCACTTATCGAACGAAGACGATCGACACGCTCCGTGACAAGCTGGTCCGCCTTTCCTCTGGACCTTTGAGCAACATCGTTGATATCGCCGGCGTCCGAGTGGACGCCGAGATGACGCTGCATGAGCAGGACAGAGTCGCTGCTGCCATCGCTCGGGCCTTCGGGATGGACCCCGAAAAGACAGTGAAAGATCTACGGGTCGAGCACCACAACGGGTACCGCGCCGTTCACGTCCATCTGAAGCTTCGGCGTGCGATGGCCGAGGTTCAAGTTCGTACACAACTCCAGAGCAAGTGGGCGAACACTTACGAACGGTTGGGCGACTTGGCGGGCCGAAGTATCAGGTATGAGCGAGTCACTGGGTCTGGTGGTTGGAGTGGGATTGCGTCGAAGCTTCAGGAGATCTCCTCGAATCAGATTCGGCTGATCGAAGAGGCGAAGGACAAGATTGCTGAGATGTGTCCTGATTCCGGCTATGTATGGAACAGTCTTGATGATCTGCCCGAAGAGGTTCGCCAGATCGGATACAAGGTGCTGGAAGACGAAGCCGAACTCTCTACTATGCTCGACGATGTAGAGAAGCTGCTTCGAGACGCACAGCGGAAGGGGATGGAACAGTGA
- a CDS encoding TIGR03619 family F420-dependent LLM class oxidoreductase: MKFWSGTAFMKTAEMPAVARMLDDAGFHGLLVSDHLIYPKEMKTVYPGHESGKPFWSPETEWPDAWVLIGAMAAVTKNLHFGNNVYIAPSRPILEVAKQVGTAATIAGGRVSIGLSAGWMREEFELLGQDFDNRGPRLNEMIRALRELWKGGWVSFRGEYYDIPEMTIEPHPPSPVPILCGGESGPALRRAARYCDGWVGTAYTIDVAEQWIDRINGYRREYGRENEPFDFIVGLRDEPSVELYRRAEKIGITGVMVSPWANWEATHSGDHDHLLGTAEQYRAPIEDFTERIIAKLT, encoded by the coding sequence GTGAAGTTCTGGAGCGGGACCGCATTCATGAAGACCGCGGAGATGCCGGCCGTCGCCCGCATGCTCGACGACGCCGGATTCCACGGCCTGCTCGTCTCGGACCACCTGATCTACCCGAAGGAGATGAAGACCGTCTATCCCGGGCACGAGAGCGGCAAGCCGTTCTGGTCACCGGAGACCGAGTGGCCCGACGCCTGGGTGCTCATCGGAGCGATGGCCGCCGTGACGAAGAACCTGCACTTCGGCAACAACGTCTACATCGCGCCGTCCCGGCCGATCCTCGAGGTCGCCAAGCAGGTGGGCACCGCCGCCACGATCGCCGGAGGTCGCGTCTCCATCGGGCTGTCCGCGGGATGGATGCGCGAGGAGTTCGAACTGCTCGGCCAGGACTTCGACAATCGCGGACCCCGGCTGAACGAGATGATCCGGGCGCTCCGCGAACTGTGGAAGGGCGGATGGGTCTCGTTCCGGGGCGAGTACTACGACATCCCCGAGATGACCATCGAACCCCACCCGCCGAGCCCGGTACCGATCCTGTGCGGTGGCGAATCCGGACCGGCGCTCCGACGCGCCGCGCGCTACTGCGACGGCTGGGTCGGCACCGCCTACACGATCGACGTCGCCGAGCAGTGGATCGACCGCATCAACGGCTACCGCCGCGAGTACGGACGCGAGAACGAGCCCTTCGACTTCATCGTCGGCCTGCGCGACGAGCCGTCCGTGGAGCTGTACCGGCGGGCGGAGAAGATCGGCATCACTGGCGTCATGGTGTCGCCGTGGGCGAACTGGGAGGCCACCCACTCGGGCGACCACGATCACCTCCTCGGCACCGCCGAGCAGTACCGCGCGCCGATCGAGGACTTCACCGAGAGGATCATCGCGAAGCTCACGTGA
- a CDS encoding acyl-CoA dehydrogenase family protein — protein sequence MELAWSEADAAFRDEVRSFLEEKLTPELRRAGRLATSVYSDHEASMEWQRILHERGWAAPAWPVEYGGCDWTQTQHYIFSRESILAGAPNLSPMGIRMVAHAIVAYGTEEQKSYFLPRILTGEVFFCQGYSEPEAGSDLASLSMAAVDDGDDLIVTGSKIWTTHATEANWMFALVRTSKTGRKQQGITFLLIDMTSPGIEIRPLVMTSGEEVQNQVFFDGVRVPKKNVLGKIDDGWTVAKYLLVFERGGAAAAPALQVMAERIAEAAAEQPGPSGGRLIDDPAFSAKLAEARIRTEVLEILEYRTLAALSAGKNPGPASSMLKILGTELSQTITQLTLEAAGPRGRVYQPHITAPGGPVADYVPPVDGYVSGEDWQAAAPLRYFNDRAGSIYAGSNEIQRNILAKAALGL from the coding sequence ATGGAACTAGCGTGGTCAGAGGCCGACGCCGCCTTCAGAGACGAGGTGCGATCGTTTCTCGAGGAGAAGCTGACGCCCGAACTGCGGCGGGCCGGCCGACTCGCGACGAGCGTGTACTCCGACCACGAAGCGAGCATGGAGTGGCAGCGCATCCTCCATGAGCGTGGTTGGGCGGCGCCGGCCTGGCCGGTCGAGTACGGCGGCTGCGACTGGACGCAGACGCAGCACTACATCTTCAGCCGCGAGTCGATCCTCGCGGGCGCCCCGAACCTGTCGCCGATGGGCATCCGCATGGTCGCGCACGCGATCGTCGCCTACGGCACCGAAGAGCAGAAGAGTTACTTCCTGCCCCGGATCCTCACCGGCGAGGTCTTCTTCTGTCAGGGCTACTCCGAGCCCGAGGCCGGCTCCGACCTCGCCTCGCTCAGCATGGCGGCGGTCGACGACGGCGACGACCTGATCGTCACCGGCAGCAAGATCTGGACCACGCACGCCACCGAGGCGAACTGGATGTTCGCCCTCGTGCGCACCTCGAAGACCGGTCGCAAGCAGCAGGGCATCACCTTCCTGCTCATCGACATGACCTCGCCCGGCATCGAGATCCGGCCCCTGGTCATGACGTCCGGTGAGGAAGTGCAGAACCAGGTCTTCTTCGACGGTGTGCGTGTCCCGAAGAAGAACGTGCTGGGGAAGATCGACGACGGCTGGACCGTCGCGAAGTACCTGCTCGTCTTCGAACGAGGGGGAGCGGCGGCAGCGCCGGCCCTGCAGGTCATGGCCGAGCGGATCGCCGAGGCGGCCGCCGAACAGCCCGGCCCGTCGGGCGGCAGGCTCATCGACGATCCGGCGTTCTCCGCCAAGCTCGCCGAGGCGCGTATCCGCACCGAAGTACTCGAGATCCTCGAATACCGCACTCTCGCAGCGTTGTCCGCGGGCAAGAATCCCGGTCCTGCATCGTCGATGCTCAAGATCCTGGGCACCGAACTCAGCCAGACGATCACCCAGCTGACCCTCGAAGCGGCCGGTCCGCGCGGCCGGGTCTACCAGCCGCACATCACCGCGCCCGGTGGTCCGGTGGCCGATTACGTTCCGCCCGTCGACGGCTACGTCAGCGGTGAGGATTGGCAGGCCGCCGCGCCACTGCGTTACTTCAACGACCGTGCCGGGTCGATCTACGCCGGCAGCAACGAGATCCAGCGAAACATTCTCGCCAAAGCAGCATTGGGGCTCTGA
- a CDS encoding acyl-CoA dehydrogenase family protein translates to MDFGLSKEQELLRDSVTKFLAGRYDLAQSRKVATTGEGWQPEVWRAFAEDLGILGATLPEEVGGMGGGPVELMVVSEALGHALVIEPYVDTVVLGGGLLGRAGVDRARSVLEAIAAGEAVTALAAIEPTSGYVFHDVSTTARREGDEWVVDGEKTVVTSAPLATHLLVTARTSGERTDTDGISLFLVDFDPANPPAGVEIHSYRTIDDRRASDIVFSGLRLPADSLLGEEGGAWLSVSRGIDEAIAAVSSEAVGLMRKVLADTVEYAKQRQQFGQPIGSFQALQHRMVDMYMEVEQAVSAAYLAVLHLDSDDATRARAVSAAKATISRAARFVGQNAVQLHGGMGMTEELAVGHYFKRLTAIEYEFGTAEQHVARYAQLTKG, encoded by the coding sequence ATGGACTTCGGTTTGAGCAAGGAGCAGGAGCTCCTTCGTGATTCGGTCACCAAGTTCCTCGCCGGTCGCTACGACCTGGCGCAAAGCCGGAAGGTCGCGACCACCGGCGAAGGTTGGCAACCGGAGGTGTGGCGGGCATTCGCCGAGGATCTCGGAATCCTCGGGGCCACGCTTCCGGAAGAGGTAGGGGGGATGGGCGGCGGACCGGTCGAGTTGATGGTGGTGTCCGAGGCACTCGGGCACGCACTCGTCATCGAGCCGTACGTCGACACGGTCGTCCTCGGGGGCGGGCTGCTCGGTCGCGCAGGGGTCGATCGAGCCAGGTCCGTCCTCGAGGCGATCGCTGCCGGTGAGGCCGTCACGGCGTTGGCCGCGATCGAACCCACCTCCGGATACGTCTTCCACGACGTGTCCACCACCGCGCGCCGCGAGGGCGACGAGTGGGTCGTCGACGGGGAGAAGACCGTCGTCACCAGCGCTCCGCTCGCGACGCACCTGCTCGTCACCGCCCGCACGTCGGGCGAGCGCACCGACACCGACGGCATCTCGCTGTTCCTCGTCGACTTCGACCCCGCGAACCCGCCGGCCGGTGTGGAGATCCACTCCTACCGCACGATCGACGACCGGCGCGCCTCCGACATCGTCTTCTCCGGCCTGCGACTGCCCGCCGACTCGCTGCTCGGCGAGGAGGGTGGCGCCTGGCTGTCCGTCTCGCGCGGCATCGACGAAGCGATCGCCGCCGTCTCCTCCGAAGCGGTGGGCCTGATGCGTAAGGTGCTCGCCGACACCGTCGAGTACGCCAAGCAGCGTCAGCAGTTCGGTCAGCCCATCGGCAGCTTCCAGGCGCTCCAGCACCGCATGGTCGACATGTACATGGAGGTCGAGCAGGCGGTGTCCGCCGCCTACCTGGCCGTTCTCCATCTCGACAGCGACGACGCCACGCGGGCACGCGCGGTCTCGGCCGCGAAGGCGACGATCAGCCGCGCGGCACGCTTCGTCGGCCAGAACGCCGTCCAGCTCCACGGCGGCATGGGCATGACCGAGGAACTCGCCGTCGGGCACTACTTCAAGCGACTGACCGCGATCGAGTACGAGTTCGGCACCGCCGAACAGCACGTCGCGCGGTACGCACAGCTCACCAAGGGTTGA
- a CDS encoding very short patch repair endonuclease encodes MASSDRPGTDPRTSARMSRQRRRDTVPEVALRKELHRRGRRFFVDRAPLPGMRRRADLLFPRRRVAVYVDGCFWHSCPQHATSPKNNAEWWAAKLAANVQRDRDTDARLQAAGWTVVRVWEHEDPVVAATRVEDALSPPPDTDAGPARGVIPRTGPGTDPINPW; translated from the coding sequence ATGGCGTCGTCGGATCGGCCCGGGACGGATCCGCGTACGAGTGCGCGGATGAGCCGGCAGCGCCGACGCGACACCGTTCCCGAAGTGGCGTTACGCAAGGAACTGCATCGCCGTGGACGGCGGTTCTTCGTCGACCGCGCTCCCCTGCCCGGCATGCGGCGCCGGGCCGACCTCCTCTTCCCCCGTCGTCGGGTCGCGGTCTACGTGGACGGCTGCTTCTGGCACAGCTGCCCGCAGCACGCGACCTCCCCGAAGAACAACGCCGAGTGGTGGGCGGCCAAGCTCGCCGCCAACGTGCAGCGCGACCGGGACACCGACGCGCGCCTGCAGGCTGCGGGCTGGACGGTGGTGCGCGTGTGGGAGCACGAGGACCCCGTCGTCGCCGCGACGCGCGTGGAGGACGCTCTGTCGCCTCCTCCGGACACGGATGCGGGGCCGGCGCGGGGGGTGATCCCCCGCACCGGCCCCGGAACCGATCCGATCAACCCTTGGTGA
- a CDS encoding DNA cytosine methyltransferase: protein MVGLFAGIGGLELGLGRHGWNTELLCEIEPGAQAVLRTRFPDVPLHPDVTRLRSLPRDTELVAAGFPCQDLSQAGRTAGITGSKSGLVDEVFRLVKRKSGPRWLVVENVPFMLQLGRGAAMRHITDALEELGYMWAYRVVDARAFGLPQRRHRVLMVASRTDDPRTVLFGEDAGMPMEGNPDLFPCGFYWTEGVRGLGWAVNAVPTLKGGSTLGIASPPAVRLPSGEIVTPGLTDAERLQGFDADWTAPAVEAPGVRAGHRWRLVGNAVSVRMASWVGHRLNNPIAYSSDHETPLHPGDTWPTAAWGARGQAFRVHESQWPVQAPYEDLGGFLLDARLLSARATAGFLRRARSGNLRFLPGFLEDVENHLERMGGFPRVAA from the coding sequence ATGGTGGGGTTGTTCGCCGGTATCGGCGGACTGGAGCTCGGACTCGGGCGACACGGGTGGAACACCGAACTCCTCTGCGAGATCGAGCCGGGTGCTCAGGCAGTACTACGCACGCGCTTCCCCGACGTTCCGCTCCATCCGGACGTCACGCGTCTCCGCTCTCTTCCCCGCGATACGGAACTGGTCGCCGCAGGCTTCCCGTGCCAGGACCTCTCCCAGGCCGGACGTACGGCCGGCATCACGGGATCGAAGTCCGGGCTGGTCGACGAAGTGTTCCGTCTCGTGAAGCGTAAAAGCGGCCCGCGCTGGCTCGTTGTCGAGAACGTTCCCTTCATGCTGCAGCTCGGCCGCGGTGCGGCGATGCGCCACATCACCGACGCGCTCGAGGAGCTCGGCTACATGTGGGCCTATCGCGTCGTCGATGCCCGCGCGTTCGGTCTCCCCCAGCGTCGGCACCGCGTCCTGATGGTCGCCTCACGCACGGACGATCCCCGCACGGTGTTGTTCGGCGAGGACGCCGGCATGCCCATGGAGGGCAATCCCGATCTGTTCCCGTGCGGCTTCTACTGGACCGAGGGTGTGCGCGGTCTCGGATGGGCCGTCAACGCCGTGCCCACGCTCAAGGGTGGTTCGACTCTCGGTATCGCAAGCCCTCCGGCCGTGCGGCTGCCGTCCGGCGAGATCGTCACCCCCGGCCTGACCGATGCGGAGAGGCTCCAAGGATTCGACGCCGACTGGACCGCACCTGCCGTCGAGGCGCCCGGTGTCCGGGCCGGGCATCGGTGGCGTCTGGTCGGCAATGCCGTCAGCGTGCGGATGGCCTCGTGGGTGGGCCACCGTCTGAACAACCCGATCGCGTACAGCTCCGACCACGAGACCCCGCTGCATCCGGGCGACACCTGGCCGACCGCAGCGTGGGGTGCCCGCGGACAGGCGTTCCGCGTGCACGAGTCGCAGTGGCCCGTCCAGGCTCCCTACGAGGATCTCGGCGGTTTCCTCCTCGACGCCCGTCTGCTGTCGGCGCGGGCGACCGCAGGTTTCCTCCGACGTGCACGCTCCGGCAACCTGCGTTTCCTGCCCGGATTCCTCGAGGACGTCGAGAACCACCTCGAACGCATGGGTGGCTTCCCGCGAGTGGCGGCCTGA
- a CDS encoding GIY-YIG nuclease family protein, which yields MRTVWTVPPNIAQTLLESPEIQMFLTSNELPDTADDPRQRLAEFTHALGALSRHIGRTFGSVDAANRELFGGSAGKVPVALRLTVLRALVNQVEDRAPSPRLLPKNICDQLGAYVYALLDPRDRSIFYVGSGRGNRIFTLVWTALGENSKLTEAGEKAPMSTPETEAALRRIRTVYESGYAVEHYIVADALNPKSDGDHTAAVTAEAVIAALGLTEPHRGEWVLTNLAGSTEESEADRTAIPIAELVRQYSASPAPELPTPCVVLRVNEAKKASPAAVRELASKPWPAGSAARGIDGLPIIVVADNIVRAVYRATGWEAAARTDENGGTILYRFVGEADEELEGKFVNTRVTPDRLGLKRWPSHGWAPRLTRALPRPVARPKAPRP from the coding sequence ATGCGCACAGTGTGGACAGTTCCTCCGAACATTGCCCAAACTCTGCTGGAATCTCCCGAGATCCAGATGTTCCTGACCAGCAACGAGTTGCCGGATACAGCGGACGATCCACGCCAGAGACTTGCGGAGTTCACCCACGCGCTCGGCGCACTCAGCCGTCACATCGGACGCACCTTCGGTTCCGTGGATGCAGCCAACCGCGAACTGTTCGGCGGGTCCGCCGGCAAGGTCCCCGTGGCGCTGCGCCTGACCGTTCTGCGGGCTCTCGTGAACCAGGTCGAAGACCGCGCACCCAGCCCGAGACTGCTTCCGAAGAACATCTGCGACCAGCTCGGCGCCTACGTCTACGCCCTGCTCGACCCTCGTGACCGCAGCATCTTCTACGTCGGCTCGGGACGCGGAAACCGCATCTTCACGCTCGTCTGGACGGCTCTCGGGGAGAACTCGAAGCTCACCGAGGCCGGCGAGAAGGCGCCGATGTCCACACCGGAGACCGAGGCGGCTCTGCGGCGCATCCGAACCGTCTACGAGTCCGGCTACGCGGTGGAGCACTACATCGTCGCCGACGCGTTGAACCCGAAGTCCGACGGTGACCACACCGCCGCAGTGACGGCCGAAGCGGTCATCGCGGCACTGGGACTGACCGAGCCGCATCGTGGCGAGTGGGTCCTCACCAACCTGGCGGGGTCCACCGAGGAGTCCGAAGCCGATCGCACGGCGATCCCGATCGCGGAGCTCGTCCGTCAGTACTCGGCCTCGCCTGCTCCCGAGCTGCCGACGCCGTGCGTGGTGCTGCGGGTCAACGAAGCGAAGAAGGCGTCGCCGGCTGCGGTGCGCGAACTCGCGTCCAAGCCGTGGCCGGCAGGATCGGCAGCGCGCGGAATCGACGGCCTGCCCATCATCGTCGTCGCCGACAACATCGTCCGCGCGGTCTATCGCGCCACCGGGTGGGAGGCGGCCGCTCGCACGGACGAGAACGGCGGCACGATTCTCTACCGGTTCGTCGGGGAGGCCGACGAAGAGCTCGAGGGCAAGTTCGTCAACACTCGCGTCACGCCGGACCGGCTGGGTCTCAAGCGTTGGCCGTCGCACGGTTGGGCTCCGCGTCTGACGCGTGCACTGCCGCGGCCGGTCGCGCGTCCGAAGGCACCGCGCCCCTGA